In Elephas maximus indicus isolate mEleMax1 chromosome 7, mEleMax1 primary haplotype, whole genome shotgun sequence, the following proteins share a genomic window:
- the CTTN gene encoding src substrate cortactin isoform X1 gives MWKASAGHAVSIAQDEGGADDWETDPDFVNDVSEKEQRWGAKTVQGSGHQEHINIHKLRENVFQEHQTLKEKELETGPRASHGYGGKFGVEQDRMDKSAVGHEYQSKLSKHCSQVDSVRGFGGKFGVQVDRVDQSAVGFEYQGKTEKHASQKDYSSGFGGKYGVQADRVDKSAVGFDYQGKTEKHESQKDYSKGFGGKYGIDKDKVDKSAVGFEYQGKTEKHESQKDYVKGFGGKFGVQTDRQDKCALGWDHQEKSQLHESQKDYKTGFGGRFGVQSERQDSSAVGFDYKEKLAKHESQQDYSKGFGGKYGVQKDRMDKNASTFEDVAKVSSAYQKTVPVEAANSKTSNIRANFENLAKEKEQEDRRKAEAERAQRMAKEKQEQEEARRTLEEQARAKKQTPPSSPTPQPAVEGPPSSPVYEDAVSLRAEVSSKGPSSPVIQLEPAYSMEDHREAAGSPQGTAYAPEGVYETADAPGPYQGEENTYDEYENDLGITAIALYDYQAAGDDEISFDPDDIITNIEMIDDGWWRGVCKGRYGLFPANYVELRQ, from the exons ATGTGGAAAGCCTCTGCGGGCCATGCTGTGTCCATCGCCCAGGACGAAGGGGGTGCAGATGACTGGGAAACGGACCCCGATTTTGTG aatgATGTGAGTGAGAAAGAACAGAGATGGGGAGCCAAGACTGTGCAGGGGTCCGGGCACCAGGAGCACATCAA CATCCACAAGCTGAGAGAGAATGTTTTTCAAGAGCATCAGACCCTCAAGGAGAAGGAGCTTGAGACCGGACCCAGAGCCTCGCACGGCTACGGAGGGAAGTTTGGTGTGGAGCAAGATAGGATGGACAAG tcagctgttGGCCACGAGTATCAGTCGAAACTCTCCAAGCACTGCTCGCAAGTCGACTCGGTCCGGGGCTTCGGAGGGAAGTTTGGCGTTCAGGTGGACAGAGTTGATCAG TCGGCCGTTGGCTTTGAGTACCAGGGTAAAACAGAGAAGCACGCCTCCCAGAAAG ACTACTCGAGTGGCTTTGGCGGCAAGTATGGTGTGCAGGCGGACCGCGTAGACAAGAGTGCCGTGGGCTTCGACTACCAGGGCAAGACGGAGAAACACGAGTCGCAGAAAG attattccaaaggttttggtggcAAATACGGGATTGACAAGGACAAAGTGGATAAAAGTGCTGTCGGCTTCGAGTATCAAGGCAAAACGGAAAAGCACGAGTCGCAGAAAG ACTACGTGAAAGGGTTTGGAGGAAAGTTTGGtgtgcagacagacagacaagacAAATGTGCCCTTGGCTGGGATCACCAGGAGAAGTCGCAGCTGCACGAGTCCCAAAAAG ACTATAAGACTGGTTTCGGAGGCAGATTCGGTGTTCAGTCCGAGAGGCAGGACTCCTCTGCTGTGGGGTTTGATTACAAGGAGAAACTGGCCAAGCACGAGTCCCAGCAAG ACTACTCCAAAGGATTTGGTGGGAAATACGGAGTGCAGAAGGATCGGATGGATAAG AATGCGTCAACCTTTGAAGATGTGGCGAAGGTATCCTCTGCTTACCAGAAGACGGTCCCTGTGGAGGCCG cCAACAGCAAGACCAGTAACATCAGGGCTAACTTTGAAAACCTCGCTAAGGAGAAAGAGCAGGAGGACCGCCGGAAGGCCGAGGCAGAGCGAGCACAGAGAATGGCGAAGGAGAAGCAGGAGCAGGAGGAAGCCAGGAGAACACTAGAG GAGCAAGCCAGAGCCAAAAAGCAGACGCCGCCTTCATCCCCCACTCCTCAGCCGGCTGTGGAGGGGCCTCCTTCCAGCCCTGTGTATGAG GATGCGGTCTCGTTGCGGGCGGAGGTGAGCTCCAAAGGCCCCAGCAGCCCTGTGATCCAGCTAGAGCCCGCATACAGCATGGAGGACCACCGCGAGGCCGCTGGCAGCCCACAGGGCACGGCCTACGCCCCCGAGGGCGTCTACGAGACTGCCGACGCCCCAGGCCCCTACCAAGGAG AGGAGAACACCTACGATGAGTATGAGAATGACCTTGGCATTACGGCCATCGCTCTCTACGATTACCAGGCTG CGGGTGACGACGAGATCTCCTTCGATCCCGATGACATCATCACCAACATCGAGATGATCGACGACGGCTGGTGGCGCGGGGTGTGCAAGGGCCGCTACGGGCTCTTCCCGGCCAACTACGTGGAGCTGCGGCAGTAG
- the CTTN gene encoding src substrate cortactin isoform X2: MWKASAGHAVSIAQDEGGADDWETDPDFVNDVSEKEQRWGAKTVQGSGHQEHINIHKLRENVFQEHQTLKEKELETGPRASHGYGGKFGVEQDRMDKSAVGHEYQSKLSKHCSQVDSVRGFGGKFGVQVDRVDQSAVGFEYQGKTEKHASQKDYSSGFGGKYGVQADRVDKSAVGFDYQGKTEKHESQKDYSKGFGGKYGIDKDKVDKSAVGFEYQGKTEKHESQKDYVKGFGGKFGVQTDRQDKCALGWDHQEKSQLHESQKDYSKGFGGKYGVQKDRMDKNASTFEDVAKVSSAYQKTVPVEAANSKTSNIRANFENLAKEKEQEDRRKAEAERAQRMAKEKQEQEEARRTLEEQARAKKQTPPSSPTPQPAVEGPPSSPVYEDAVSLRAEVSSKGPSSPVIQLEPAYSMEDHREAAGSPQGTAYAPEGVYETADAPGPYQGEENTYDEYENDLGITAIALYDYQAAGDDEISFDPDDIITNIEMIDDGWWRGVCKGRYGLFPANYVELRQ, from the exons ATGTGGAAAGCCTCTGCGGGCCATGCTGTGTCCATCGCCCAGGACGAAGGGGGTGCAGATGACTGGGAAACGGACCCCGATTTTGTG aatgATGTGAGTGAGAAAGAACAGAGATGGGGAGCCAAGACTGTGCAGGGGTCCGGGCACCAGGAGCACATCAA CATCCACAAGCTGAGAGAGAATGTTTTTCAAGAGCATCAGACCCTCAAGGAGAAGGAGCTTGAGACCGGACCCAGAGCCTCGCACGGCTACGGAGGGAAGTTTGGTGTGGAGCAAGATAGGATGGACAAG tcagctgttGGCCACGAGTATCAGTCGAAACTCTCCAAGCACTGCTCGCAAGTCGACTCGGTCCGGGGCTTCGGAGGGAAGTTTGGCGTTCAGGTGGACAGAGTTGATCAG TCGGCCGTTGGCTTTGAGTACCAGGGTAAAACAGAGAAGCACGCCTCCCAGAAAG ACTACTCGAGTGGCTTTGGCGGCAAGTATGGTGTGCAGGCGGACCGCGTAGACAAGAGTGCCGTGGGCTTCGACTACCAGGGCAAGACGGAGAAACACGAGTCGCAGAAAG attattccaaaggttttggtggcAAATACGGGATTGACAAGGACAAAGTGGATAAAAGTGCTGTCGGCTTCGAGTATCAAGGCAAAACGGAAAAGCACGAGTCGCAGAAAG ACTACGTGAAAGGGTTTGGAGGAAAGTTTGGtgtgcagacagacagacaagacAAATGTGCCCTTGGCTGGGATCACCAGGAGAAGTCGCAGCTGCACGAGTCCCAAAAAG ACTACTCCAAAGGATTTGGTGGGAAATACGGAGTGCAGAAGGATCGGATGGATAAG AATGCGTCAACCTTTGAAGATGTGGCGAAGGTATCCTCTGCTTACCAGAAGACGGTCCCTGTGGAGGCCG cCAACAGCAAGACCAGTAACATCAGGGCTAACTTTGAAAACCTCGCTAAGGAGAAAGAGCAGGAGGACCGCCGGAAGGCCGAGGCAGAGCGAGCACAGAGAATGGCGAAGGAGAAGCAGGAGCAGGAGGAAGCCAGGAGAACACTAGAG GAGCAAGCCAGAGCCAAAAAGCAGACGCCGCCTTCATCCCCCACTCCTCAGCCGGCTGTGGAGGGGCCTCCTTCCAGCCCTGTGTATGAG GATGCGGTCTCGTTGCGGGCGGAGGTGAGCTCCAAAGGCCCCAGCAGCCCTGTGATCCAGCTAGAGCCCGCATACAGCATGGAGGACCACCGCGAGGCCGCTGGCAGCCCACAGGGCACGGCCTACGCCCCCGAGGGCGTCTACGAGACTGCCGACGCCCCAGGCCCCTACCAAGGAG AGGAGAACACCTACGATGAGTATGAGAATGACCTTGGCATTACGGCCATCGCTCTCTACGATTACCAGGCTG CGGGTGACGACGAGATCTCCTTCGATCCCGATGACATCATCACCAACATCGAGATGATCGACGACGGCTGGTGGCGCGGGGTGTGCAAGGGCCGCTACGGGCTCTTCCCGGCCAACTACGTGGAGCTGCGGCAGTAG
- the LOC126080695 gene encoding apomucin-like, which translates to MGSPRVGVGATTKNHAEQGSTLTHTGSPQVGVGATAKNHAEHGSTLTHTGSPQVGVGTTTKNPAEHSSTLTHTGSPQVGVGTTTKNHAEQGSTLTHMGSPRVGVGATAKNHAEHGSTLTHTGSPQVGVGTTTKNPAEHSSTLTHTGSPQVGVGATTKNSAEHSSTLTYTGSPQIGVGTTTKNPAEQGSTLTHTGSPRVGVGATTKNHAEQGSTLTHMGSPQVGVGATTKNHAEHGSTLTHTGSPQVGVGTSTKNPAEHSSTLTHTGSPQVGVGATAKNHAEHGSTLTHTGSPQVGVGTSTKNPAEPSSILTHMGSPQP; encoded by the exons atggggtcaccacgggtTGGAGTCGGCGCAACCACTAAAAACCATGCGGAGCagggttctaccctgacacacacggggtcaccacaggTTGGAGTCGGCGCAACCGCTAAAAACCATgcggagcacggttctaccctgacacacacggggtcaccacag GTTGGAGTCGGCACAACCActaaaaaccctgcggagcacagttctaccctgacacacacgggatcaccacaG GTTGGAGTCGGCACAACCACTAAAAACCATGCGGAGCagggttctaccctgacacacatggggtcaccacgg gTTGGAGTCGGCGCAACCGCTAAAAACCATgcggagcacggttctaccctgacacacacggggtcaccacag GTTGGAGTCGGCACAACCActaaaaaccctgcggagcacagttctaccctgacacacacgggatcaccacaGGTTGGAGTCGGCGCAACCACTAAAAactctgcggagcacagttctaccctgacatacacggGATCACCACAGATTGGAGTCGGCACAACCActaaaaaccctgcggagcagggttctaccctgacacacacgggatcaccacgGGTTGGAGTCGGCGCAACCACTAAAAACCATGCGGAGCagggttctaccctgacacacatggggtcaccacag gTTGGAGTCGGCGCAACCACTAAAAACCATgcggagcacggttctaccctgacacacacggggtcaccacaggTTGGAGTCGGCACAAGCActaaaaaccctgcggagcacagttctaccctgacacacacggggtcaccacaggTTGGAGTCGGCGCAACCGCTAAAAACCATgcggagcacggttctaccctgacacacacggggtcaccacaggTTGGAGTCGGCACAAGCACTAAAAACCCTGCGGAGcccagttctatcctgacacacatggggtcaccacag CCCTAA